cagctatagtttttggtaaagcgacaagcgctcgatcctacaaaaagtattttaaatttaattattttttaaaattttattatgacaAAATCAATTCTGAGACTggtttcctttttattttattcaaagcAACTACGACTCTGATATTTGAATAAGTCGAGGGTCTATTACCATTCTTTTACACTATaaagtttctttttttttttttttggcaaaaaaatttatatattcacATATCTAATATAATGAAAtgtctttaattaatttaatcagatttcttcttcttttcagGCTTATCCATCTCAACAAAAAAATTGGTCCACTTATATAATTCTTACAAAATGGAttcatcaatttttatatttttttaaaaaaaagttcattattttaaaaaggaTTGCTTTTCCCAATCCCGTGATATAGCTGGAGCCAGCCACCGTTGCCATAATGTATAATAACCAATATAACAGTTCAAGCTTTCTCCTTAATTCCCAACGGCTCCGGAAACAAGAATTCAATGTTTCAAACAGCAACTTTTGACCCAATAAAATAACCTGCCgtgaatttattatatattgtcTTTGACCCAACCAAATGTTGTAGccgttatatatatatgtgtatataattAATCCTCTCAGGAAAAGCAAATAAAGTATTCATCATATATCAAATCATCTTCATTCTCTTGCAACATTACTATGATGGTACCAAGCACTGAAACCAGTGAAGTATCTATGGATGCAATGAATACTTCTTTTACTTCAAGTAAAGAAAGAGCAAAAATATGTGGGCTAAACTCAGATGGATTGATTTCCTGTTCTTTGAAGAGAAAGAGACCCCCCAAGATTGAGATCCCAAATGTTTTAAAAGAAATCCCTACTGatatattcaagaaatgtgAGCCTAAAGAGGAAGGCGTTGGCGGTGATCAAGGTTTCTGTGATTATGGGGTTGGTGTTTATTCTTTGAAGGGCAAAAAAAAGTTCATGGAAGATGCCCACAAGATTCTTTCTTCAAAGGACGGGATTAAAAAGGTAGTGACAAAATGAGATCTTGcttgtattttattgtttttaccTGACTGGCATATGTTGTTAATGTTTTTCTGTTTATCCGACCGATTCATGTGGACCAACCTGAATGAGTGTTTTTTAGGTGAAACTGAGTTATACAAGAATTAAATATAAACTGTGGAATTAGTTTTCTTGCCCGATCGACGACTGGTTTGGGTAGTTGAttcatttacttttttttagatGTATGCTTTGGAAGAACTTATGATAAGTGAGAGCTGCAGGAATTTTTTGGAGTGTATGATGGGCATGGAGGAAGCAAGGCTGCAGAGTTTGTGGCAGAGAATTTGCATTTGagaatatttgaaatgttggAGAATGCTTCTGAAAGTGAAGCAAGAGAAGAAGCCATCAAAGATGGGTACTTGAAAACAGATGAAAAATTTCTGAAGCAGGTAACATCTtacatatttgatttttttacgtCAGACTGAATATTTTTTAGCAAGATGTCCTGAATTTTATGTTCTCATTATACTTGGTAATTGCAATCTTGTTAGAAGGATTTGACTGTTTACGCAAGGAATAGAAAAATGAAGACTTTTTCAACATGACAACTTTTGATGGCAATTACAATGTTTTGTTCCCCGAAGTTTACTGGAAAAAGTCCTTGAAAAGCAAACAGCGCTTTAGTCAGAGTTCATTCATTTCTTTTGGATAACAACAAAGAAATTTAACGACTAGGTGCCAAATTCGCAGGGATTCAGTAGCGGTGCATGTTGTGTAACTGCATTGATTCAAGGACAGGAGTTGTTAGTTTCGAACTTGGGAGACTGCAGAGCAGTTTTGAGTAGGAGTGGAATAGCCCAAGGCCTAACAACCGATCATTGCCCTACTCGTGAGGATGAACAACGGAGAATAGAGGCTAAGGCAAGGCaaacaaaaagaaaactcaAGGATCAGTTGGATGTAGATTTGTTTAGTTTTAACTTGTCTGACGACCATTTTCTTGAATCTTGACGCAGGGTGGATACGTGGAGTTCCATCGTGGAGCTTGGAGAGTTCATGGAACACTCGCAGTTTCAAGAAGTATTGGAGATGCCCATCTGAAAGACTGGGTGATCTCTGAGCCTGATACAAAGATTTTGCACTTAAAACCAGATATGGATTTTCTGATTTTAGCTTCTGATGGGCTTTGGGAAGAGGTAAGCACACTTTGATCGAACGTACCAAGTTTGGACAATTCAAATTTAGATTTTCACGAGTTGATTAGTCAGATGTAATGAATAACAGGTCACGAATCAAGAAGCAGTAGACGTCGTGACAAAGTTATGCTCTTCTAGTACTAAACAAGTTGTGAGATCCGCACCAGAGATTAGGGATAGTTTTTGTCCTTGCACGAGTCCCATTGCTGTGACAAGATCACCAAGAGTTTCATTGGTTAAAACGAAGAGGATGTTACACCATACCCGCCATAAAAATGAAACTTCTTCGGTCCACCAGAAAAAAGTTGATGATCATGGTGAAAATCGAAGCCCTCTATCAAAGATTCGAAGAATATCAAGCGCTCAGATAAAGAAGAATCCATTTCCACACAATGAGAATGTAGACTTGGTTGAGAAAAAACCAACTTGTACAGCGCTTCTGACTGCTTGCAAGGAGCTTGTAAACCTAGCTGTGACAAGAGGGAGtttggatgatataactgttatgATAGTAGACTTGAAATGTTACCAAGATGTTCAATCAAGTGCCAACTAAGTTGCTGCTGCATATGTATCCTTCCAAAACCAACTTAAAAATTGTACCTAGTCCATGCTAAATCTTTTAATTAGCTCAAGATTTGGTCCGACCCATTTTCTGAAATATATTTGTGTAGATTTTGTTCAActcattttttgaaatatatttgtgGGATTTGAGGAGTTCGATTTATAAAATTGTTTCTCAAAGAAAGCGAAAATACATCTTCTTCACCTCCCAATTTTCCCCCTTGctccaaaaattcaatttttatttagatttttgtgttttttttaaaattagtaatATTTGTGATTAACATTATCGGATCAGTAGTGAAATTTTTTTGCTTCTACCCTCTTACTATTCTATTCATACTACTTTTGCGAACTGAGTTCAGTCCCAACTGATCAGTACTCAGGGATCCCTTAAAGACTCTAATTCTTCTTTTAAACTGATTCTTCTTTCTCCGTTTTCGTTTCCCATGTAATGACAAGAGCAGTTTCCACAGGAATTATAGTTAAGACACGTGTTTGACATTTAGTAATTGTTTCAGAAAATTTGAAGTCAACAGTCGAAACTTCTTTTTGAGAATTCCAAGATGaagaaaacgaaaaaaaaaacgtAAATTATAAaaccaagaaaagaaaaagtaaGAACGTTCAGGCAAAAGAGTTTCTCGATCATGCTGGTTCTTTACACAATTGACTGCGCAGCAAACACAGTACAAGTCTCCGAGATTACAAGTcgtgaatttaattcaaaataaacatggacattattatgataaatttttcGTAAATCCTCAAATCTGAATCATTTTATGAAATCCCGTTAGATTGTTTTTTCATTGGAGCAATCGGAGCAATCGTGGGCACTGACCGGACCAAGATTTCAAACTGGGAAGGCACAATGAGGCAAGAAATtgcaaatttataattattgaaaagcctatatttaaatattagaaaaactaacaataacattgtaattttcttcgcTGAGGGGATGATCGCCCCTTGATGGGCGAGGGCGGTCCGATGGCCAAAGGGTGCTCGGCTCTCTTGCTGAATTTCTTGGATCATCCCTGAGCACAACGGAAGAACATGCCATTCAGATTAGAGCTGGGAACGTTATAGCTAActatacattaatttttttattaaaaaaacaccAATTTTGAGCTAGAACTTATCATGGGCACAAATATATGAAGTAAACTAACAGATACAGATTCAAGGATGCCAAAATGCATCTCCATTTCTATGCAAACAAGGCTACTGGGGGACACTAAGCTAGTTAACTGCTCAAGCTATTTTGTCAGTCAGTCAGTCAGTCGTATCATCTTGCTATAAGGCGAAATCACATTGTAATCTAAACCGGTACTCCCATCTGCAGAGGCAACACTTTCCTCCATAGGACCATTCTTACAAGGATTGGTATCTCGGGGTTCAGGTGCATAGGGAGATTACTGAGCAGATACAGACGATGAGTCAGAACAGTTGGATGATGGGGGGAGAAGTTGAATGAGCCCGAAATATCAGAGGTTGACAGCGATGTTGAACTGGAATTCAGTTTATTGGATGACGGTTAGCGTGACGTTGAGGGATAATAGAGAGGTCTCATATCTTTGCGATTACTTTCTCAGCTGCTGCTAGCTACACAGGAAGCGAATGATTCTGGTGAATAGCATTGGCTATTCAAAGACGATGAAATGTCGGTGGGAGGCACAAAGCCATCAATTTTTTTACAGATATGAATGGAATCCGGTGCATTGCATGTTTTTAAGGTACTAGGATTCAATTTTGAAGATGTGATCAATTCCTTGCCTATATTGCTGGTAGCTTTCTCCTCAATCTGTTCCAATCATTCTCTCTTGCCGGAAGACGTGTCTCTGACCCTGCTTCTGATAATGGGAAAGGTGGTACAACACCGCCACCAAGCGCACGGTGAAATATTTCGAAGTCTAAATCATACTCGGAACACTTCCTTTGATTGAGACATGGAGGAGCAGTTTCCGCCACCATGTCAGACTCCGACCTGTTTTGTTCCTCAGACTTTACAAAATGGCCCCCTGTTAAACCCTTTCCGTAGTTGAATGCATCCCAAAATTCACAAGACTCTTCACCTTCTCTGACATTTATAACCGGACCCTTGGCCATTTCATAACGAATAAACTGAGCTGTTGCTGCCATCGCATTATCTGACATCATTTGGGAGCAATGCTTCCCGCTCCAGACATATAAAGCAGAAGGAATGAGAATGATGAATGCGCCCCGAGAATCAAGACTCCATTCACCCGGGTCACACAACATTTTTGGTACAAGGTGAAGCGGGTCATATGACGAGTGAGGCGCCATTCGATACATCCTAATCAGAGACATAGGACTTGCGGGAAGGGCATGCACACGTTTCTGGCACTGCAGAAGTTGGCAAGCAAATCCCACATTCGGATCTGTAACTCCTCTGGCTTTTTTGACGAGCTGGTATGCATCATCAAAGCTTTTGCCCTCTTTCCACATAAGATATGCAATAACCAATGAGGTTGATCGAGATACTCCCTGACAACAGTGGACTAGGACATGCTTCCCTTGTTCTCGAACGTCTTCAAAATAATCGAACACATCATAGAGAATACTCGTAATATCCTCAGAAGGGCAGTCCTGCAGCCAAAGTGTCTTATACACTAGTTCACTCTTAAAATATTCCGGGCAAACAAAACCCACACAGTTCAGCACATGGGTGATCCCATTCTGGCGGAGAATTTCGCGATCCTTTGCAACCGCGTCACTTCCCAAATATACATGGTCTAATATCCTTGAGCATTCCTTATCAAAAAAGGCTAGCTTCTCtctttgaaaatcaaactctcGAGGCGGTTGTTCTGAAGTTAAATTTCCACAGGGTGTCATTGAACCAGGAGTTGGAGGAGGATTTGGCCATATGCCAATATCATCTGACCCAGCTTTGGGCCAATTCTCGACAGTCGGTCTGATGATAGAAAGAGGCTTAAGTGGTGGCAAACATGCCCGTGCTTTGCTGTTCAATAGCTGCTTAGAATGTGACTTTCTTGGAGGGCGTTCAGTCCATGAAGCTGACCTTGAGAATGACTTCCAACTTCCGACTGATGCTGGATCCTTCTCTTCTTCCCTCAACATTTCAAAATTGAAGCGTACAAACTGTAAAACAAATTAAACCGATCAACATATAGGTCAAGGCAATCCAGTATCATCAATTTCAAGCCccaaaattgaagaaaaatgaagCCAACCGAGCAATCAAATTGAAGTTTATATACACAAAAGGCTAAATCTCAAGATCATCCATTGCCAATTCTTAAAGGAAAGCCTCCAAATACAATCAATCCGAAAAACAGGTATCGAATAACGTACAATTTTCAACAAATCTTTCTCACACTAAACCCGTCACCAAAATTCTTCACTTCCATGACATTGAGAACGCACGAAATCGAACACAAATATGATTCAGTAAAAACCCAACAACTCAACGGCATCAAAAAGCTAATACTTTCAACACAAAGACCAATTTTTTCCCCACAAAAGCACGCATAAATTCAATCAAACACTAAATTCATAAACACAAGAACACACCGAAAATAATAAATCGATACAAAACCAGAGTAACCAAAAGAAATACATACGTGAACTCGATGTCCTTCCAAATCGCGAAcatgaatttgaaaaaaaacgGAGAAAGGGGGCGGGGGGAACGAAGGATCCTTCAAACATAAATTGTGTGCAGAGAGAGGGTAAATAAATGGGTCTGGCGATTTTACAGATCTGGAAAATGAAGAGGTCAAACTTGACACGTCATCTGTTGACcacattaaatatttaagcgggattttctcatttcttttatttatttattttttgatttccTTTTAATTGTGATTATACTTTCGCAGGTCGATTTTTTAATATTACATTCCTCATTCTATCTCATTCCTCGCTTTAATTGATTATAAAGTCATTATAATTAAGCagcattaaatttttaatcattAACATAAACACATACTTATTATTGAGACttgcattattttttaaatttagtcaCTTTTTTTTCATCAAAACACATCTACAGTCAACAATGTCCGTTGCTACATCAATATTTTTCCAGTGGCCTGTCAATATTTTTTGTATCACGTCAACACTCAGATAAAAAATTACTATTAATAGACTAAGACAATATAAACTTGATGCTCCTGAAATTGCTAGGATCCAAGTCCATCCTAAAATTGGCTCCAGCCCAATAAGATCAGGCCGAGCCCAAAAGTCCGAACTCATATGTCCGGGCCTATAAATCTCTAATAGGGTCGATCTCCCCACTGTATACTAGAGGTTCGAGCCCACTAATGTAGTCGGGAAGTCCGAGCTCTAACGCGACTAAGGAATATGAAGACATCTTCGTCTATAAATGAGAAACTCTGATAAATACGAGATTCGATCAAATTTCCTCGAGATAAAACAAGAGTCCTAACCGTCATAAAAAATCTTAACTGTTGTGGTCGCTGACTGCATGATGTTTCTTATTTCAGATAGAGTTATATCATAACAAGAATTCTACTCATATAAGATAATCAATCCCTCCTACCTCTATAAATACCCTTCCTACATAATTTCGTATATTCAGTCTAGCTGAATGTTAGAAAGGATATGAAATAGGACATTAAAGTATAGttaaaaactcaatattttaatagaattaaataatattttgtgtgGCTTATCATTCTAAActactaattaaattaatggCCAAGTAGTCAAATTTTAAAGCACTTGATTAGCATATTCTTTAGctcattatattaaataaagaaTAGATTTTTATGAAACCGTCTCATGAATCTATATCCTTGAGACAGTTAGACTcggttcatatttacaataaaaaatattattttttgcataaaaataatatttttcattgattaGGTCAATAAAAGATTCGTATGATAAAAGTgatgtgtgagatggtctcttatgaaataaatcaattgaacaattccaaataaaaagcaCAACTGATTTAATAGGGTATTACTAATAATCACCGTCTATTACTTGATCAAAccatgcattttaaaaaaaatttatgtatgtGGTGCAAGATTAATTTCcgtatattttgaaaaattaaacaaTAATTCGAGAAAATTATCGATCCGTAGAAGTGATTACATCGTTCGATCCTACGTGGTCCAATCCCGAATATANTTCGAAGTCAAATTGAAACTGCTGATTAAGTTGTCCTACTTTTTATAAGCTATGAAATGGCCAAATTAGGGCGACACTTAGGACTTAATCCCACTTCAAGTACAGATAAGTACAATACGATCTCGTTCATGGTTTAAAGATCAGTTACTTGGTTTCACCTCCGACTTCTATCATATTGTATATAGATTagttctcttgtgagacgatctcacaaatctttatatgtgagacggttaaaccctaccgatattcacaataaaaagtaatactcttagcataaaaagtaatactttttcacggatgacccaaataagatatccttatcacaaaatatgacctgtgagaccgtctcacacaaatttttgcataTAATAGGTGTGGATCAATTATTCTTGTATCATGGGCTTTCTATCCATGTTTCTTTAGGCTAACAATTTTCAATTTTGTAGCCAacaaataaaatgtatttttttttataaaaaaaaacctcaGAATCCCAATTGGAAAGTGATCTTAgattaaaacaaaatattttgtttgcacataattaaattaatctCAAGTGTTTTAGAGTCAAAAAAGGAAGGCCAGAAGTAAGCAAAAAACTAATGTTTCATGTCCCTTCAATTCTATTTTGTCCACTGTTCTTTTTGAATAATCGATAAATTGAAATCCATAGTACATTGCGAATAGTATACTAGACAAAATCAAGCATATATCATGAATTTATTGACTTCAATACTGATAATCAACTTTTCAGAATACATTTGTTGTCCTTTTGAGAATATGTTAAGTGATACCAATGCATTTTTTACggaaaaaattgcaattttgatTTGTATGTTTTTTCTAATAgtgaatttgatttttatgatgataaatttatttttagtatttatcttagttatttttacatttttttttacttttttatgtgGTTCTGATAAATGTATGATGTCACATTAATTATTTCacaaatataaaatcaaaaacaaaatcaaaatcaattaatatattttccCCATTTTTTAGTAATATCAAAGTGAAATATATTGCAAATGAAAACATTAACAATTATCAAATCAATACCCCTAAGCTTTTTCctgcctatatatatatatatcctgcctatatatatatatatattttcctttAAAATCAACTAAAGAGAACATCAGTCTGATCATTCAACATCTTTGAATGCTAACTCGAAAAACAAGAGAAGGAAAAAACACAACAAGGATAAAGGGAGAAAGAGAATCAAAGAAGGGGTTCAGAGAGTTCCATTTCATTCGCAGATTCTTGATGTGTTTCAGAGTGATGTGAGCCTACAATATTTAAACCAAGCCATTGCCATGGCCAGCAGATGTATCGAGGTCTGCTTAGGCCGGTTATTGAGTTACCCCGTGTATCGAGTTCGTCCAATTGACGTGTGAGTTCTTCAACTCGATCCCTTAGCCTGGACGTCCTCATATCTGCCAACTTCAATGACTTCTCGGCTGCATCTCTTGCTACCATGGCAGCTTCTGCGGTTTCTTCTTTGAATTTGAGTTTCTTCTCTGACTCGGTTACGGCTTGCCTTGCCTCCTCTAGTTCTTGACGTGCTGCTGCCAACTACAGAACCACGAAACACTAGTTTGAATTGACTCAGTGACATGAGAATATGaatgaatatttattattttcgcACGACGTAACTAAAATCGTAATAGAGGAATTCTAATCTCTTACATCGAACACCATGATTGAGACATTTTCATCGTTGTGGCATAGCTACAAGAGAAAGTGCGAGCAATTATTGCCCTCTAACAATTCCTATCGAATAATTGCTTCAATTTACAGCATCTAATTATGATCAAATACGGGACGATGACTTGGGTACCGAGTGAGGAGTGGATATTTGCCATTCTACAAAAAGTTATAATCGGtagcaataattaattaatacaattcAAATATGCCACATTTTATTGCATATATAGAGAGCTACACCGGCCAATCGCTGCTCCTCTAGTTTGTCCTACTCGAAGTATCTTAAAAAATGACACTCATGGCCAAATGTCTAAGAAATAGAACACATGAAACTTGAAAGGAATGAAATAAGGAGATACAGGAGAACTTCCAATTCAgattgtaaaaaaaatcttgCTTGTCAGCATTCAAGAAGAAAATTTTGGGCATCTTAGAGAGCAATACAATTTTTTTCACGTCAATTTCTCTCTTAGATGTTCAACCGCACGGTTAAATAAAGTGATTTAAAGTTAACATAGATTAAGTTGTTCTAGCTCATCATTTATCCTCTAGGATACCTGGGCGACATACTCCTGTTCCACTGCTTGACCAGCAGCAGCTTCTTGCTGTGCTGCCACCTTCCAGCGCATGATTTCTTCTTCTGCAGATGCAATATCCATCATAAGCCCTTCAACCTAGGCACACCATGCAGCAGAAAAGTATCAAATCTATGCATTTTCAGGGTATCGTAAATTAAATAGGATGTAAAAACTTTGATTGCTAGAGGCTGATGTCAACAAGGATATAGAACCTGTGACCTACATTTTCATTTGCCACTCGCTCCTTCTCTTCGAGTTCTTCCACACGATGTCTCCACTCATTGAGTTCCTTGGCTTGTGCATCTACATGCTCCTTGTATAAACTTGACTCTTTCCTTAACCCAGCATCATTGAATTCACACAATACTAACAGTCAGGAAAGGCTTGTTTAATACTATCATAATATCAAAGTAAAATCTAGCAATACAATGCGTTGCtcattttaccaaaaaaatttaactttgtTTGTATGTCCTTGCAGCAAAAACTTTACATGGTTGTGTTCACTAAGTTCAGTTATTTTTAGTCAGCTTATCTTTGACGCATAGCCGGTAAGTCAGAGTTTTGGAGTTCctaagatcagtgaagaccatATGCATTATACTCTAGTCGAAATCTTGAATCCTTGAATGATGTAGGAAAATGTTCCAGGAAATGTAGTACAAGCTAGAATAGCCCTTGTTCCATTGGCCAACATATTGCTTGTTAAAATCCAAATAATTGTCATGATAACGACTAGCATATTGTGTCGATATTTTGATCATATCATAGCAATTCGAAAGTTCAGTGGACAGTCCTATTATATTTACGCGTGCAGGGAAAAAAAGATGGCTATGGCACTGTAAAATTTTGGAACAAAGGTACCTCAGTTCCTCCACAGAATGCTTTAGCTCGATAATCTCAAGCTGTGACTGCTTAATGATATTCTCCAGTGCACTGGCCTGCACGTAGAATAATGATTAACAACGGGAAAAGAaaagcaagaagaaaacaaaatttaatgcTAAGAAATACGAGTACCAGAGCATATACTTCATCTTCCTCTGACTCGCCAGTAcccaatttttctttagaaGGCTGGAATTTGCTGAACTTATAATCTATACCGGCCTCTTTCAAACTGTTTTCTGCAACTTTAAACAGTTGGTTTGTTTTAGATGACAAGTCAACTGAACTTCGCTTCGACAATGTACTTCTCAATAAAGAGCCAATTTGTTCTTTCTCATTTACTAATTGTGTAATAGTCTCACTCAGACTTTTCACTTCACGAGTCTTATACTCTATTGAATCCCTTGTTTTCTCAACAACAATTTTACTCAACTCATATATGGACTCCATTCCGGCTAAAGAAGCTCTAATATTTTCCTCATTTGACTCTTGTGCAAGAAATAAGGACTCAGACAATTCTGATGATTTTTTAGCATCAACAATTTTCATAGCTTTACACATTTGTTCATGGACACTAGACACAAAATTCAATTGATCAATCAACAACGGCCTTTGTGTCTCCATTTTCAATTCATACTCGCTCACCAATAATCTCAGTCTTGACAGCTCACTCTCTATTGTCTCATGTTTCTCAAAAAATTCTCTTTCCGATTCAGCTATTTTCCCGTTTTTCTCATCTATTGATTGTTTCAAATTCTCAATTTCCTCACTTTTCTTCGCCACTTCCTCTCTCAACCCACCAATTGTTGCCTCAAGCTGTGAAACTTCGATGGCAATCTCATAATTCCTATGGTCGACCAATTCCCGAGCCTCATTTCTTGCTTTGACACTTGATTCAATCTGTTTTACAAGCTCCTCCACGATATCATTTGTCCTCTTAATTACACTATATGCCACGGCTGGCAATCCGGAATACTTATTAGACTTTGGCAACCCATTCCCTCCAAAATCTTTATAACTACTAACTTTCCTTGATATCTTCTCGGTGCCACTGACAAGCATAGACGACCCCGTTTCCATTTCTACCCTTGTCGCCTCCCTCACCTTCTCTACCTCCTCTAGCTGCTTCAAAAGCTCATCTTTTTGTCTCAATGCCTCTTCTTTCAACTTAATTTCTTCTTTCAACTCCTCACTGACACTATCCAATTTCCTCAAAGCTTCCTCCTTCACATTCACAGCCTCATCACGCTGCCGTGAGCACTCATCCCGTTTCTTGATGGCCTCATGGCACAACACCTTAAGCCGATTAAACGAAACTTGGATATCATTTTTCGAATTCTCAGCAGCCTCACGAGCTATTCTCTCACGATCAAGCTCTGCAAGAATTTCCCTAAACTTCTCCACAGATATACTTTCTGGTGTCTTAATATCAATATGCACCGGATCATCTGCCTCGACATCGCTCAATACATCGTTTTCCTCGGCACTCGACAtcattcaatatcaagcaaAACAATATACACAACAATTCACAGAAATATCAAGCCCCCACTACGAAAGGTACATCATTTAACTCCAAACAaacaatcaaaacaaaaatagCAACAATAAAGATCGGGATATTGCGAGGGCCTAGGGTAAAGTAacccacaaaaataaaaatcaataccCACGAGAAGAATTGGGATTGATTGACAGGGAAGATGATGATCGAAAGTTAAGAAGTAAACGTTTGAGTAGGAAATCGAACGGAACCCGGCCAATCTATTGAGCCCAGCAAAACAGCAGGAAAAAAAGTTGCCCAAAGAACAAACTAGGTAccgatcagtctcatttctttgctaataaatttattattattttaaatatatttattaattttattccGAACAGGtaattttgttgttttattataattataataaataatttgtctccatatatatatatatatatattaataattaaatgaaaaatataattaattcattccaaataataataataaataatgtgtCTCCAAAGAACATATATAATAAGTAATCGAAAATTATAACTTAGTCTACGAATTTCAAATTATGAAACTATATTGACATCTTCGAATTTTACTTTGCGCAATGTAAATAATAAGAATTGAAATAGCTCATAAGTTGATTGATTTTAATCCAATTATTCTTGAATCTAAAGTAGTGTTTGAGAGAGCTTACATATTTATCTTTCAAATTCGGTAAATTTTAAGCAAAAATTATCATATCTGAAACTACtaatactcaaatatcatatattaatattatatttttaatgttttgtaccAATTTTTATTCGAAAAAGACACTGAGCTCAAAGAGtgcaaacaaataatttttcacaCAGGTATTGAATGTAAATTTAAGTTTAAGTATAGGGATTTAAAGCAAATTTACcgtttttaataattttatattataatttgacaATTATATCCTCATACAAAATTATTACATTCCACAATtatattcaattatttttaccatatttttcttttagatTCAAgtctttttataaatatttttggatattttttaatttaatgttttatttatatacaAGTTTTTAAGAGTTTcttattgaatttattaaattccaataatattttattacaaaaa
The DNA window shown above is from Primulina huaijiensis isolate GDHJ02 chromosome 12, ASM1229523v2, whole genome shotgun sequence and carries:
- the LOC140990028 gene encoding probable protein phosphatase 2C 14 — protein: MMVPSTETSEVSMDAMNTSFTSSKERAKICGLNSDGLISCSLKRKRPPKIEIPNVLKEIPTDIFKKCEPKEEGVGGDQGFCDYGVGVYSLKGKKKFMEDAHKILSSKDGIKKEFFGVYDGHGGSKAAEFVAENLHLRIFEMLENASESEAREEAIKDGYLKTDEKFLKQGFSSGACCVTALIQGQELLVSNLGDCRAVLSRSGIAQGLTTDHCPTREDEQRRIEAKGGYVEFHRGAWRVHGTLAVSRSIGDAHLKDWVISEPDTKILHLKPDMDFLILASDGLWEEVTNQEAVDVVTKLCSSSTKQVVRSAPEIRDSFCPCTSPIAVTRSPRVSLVKTKRMLHHTRHKNETSSVHQKKVDDHGENRSPLSKIRRISSAQIKKNPFPHNENVDLVEKKPTCTALLTACKELVNLAVTRGSLDDITVMIVDLKCYQDVQSSAN
- the LOC140989895 gene encoding uncharacterized protein At3g49055-like, encoding MMSSAEENDVLSDVEADDPVHIDIKTPESISVEKFREILAELDRERIAREAAENSKNDIQVSFNRLKVLCHEAIKKRDECSRQRDEAVNVKEEALRKLDSVSEELKEEIKLKEEALRQKDELLKQLEEVEKVREATRVEMETGSSMLVSGTEKISRKVSSYKDFGGNGLPKSNKYSGLPAVAYSVIKRTNDIVEELVKQIESSVKARNEARELVDHRNYEIAIEVSQLEATIGGLREEVAKKSEEIENLKQSIDEKNGKIAESEREFFEKHETIESELSRLRLLVSEYELKMETQRPLLIDQLNFVSSVHEQMCKAMKIVDAKKSSELSESLFLAQESNEENIRASLAGMESIYELSKIVVEKTRDSIEYKTREVKSLSETITQLVNEKEQIGSLLRSTLSKRSSVDLSSKTNQLFKVAENSLKEAGIDYKFSKFQPSKEKLGTGESEEDEVYALASALENIIKQSQLEIIELKHSVEELRKESSLYKEHVDAQAKELNEWRHRVEELEEKERVANENVEGLMMDIASAEEEIMRWKVAAQQEAAAGQAVEQEYVAQLAAARQELEEARQAVTESEKKLKFKEETAEAAMVARDAAEKSLKLADMRTSRLRDRVEELTRQLDELDTRGNSITGLSRPRYICWPWQWLGLNIVGSHHSETHQESANEMELSEPLL